In Apium graveolens cultivar Ventura chromosome 10, ASM990537v1, whole genome shotgun sequence, the following are encoded in one genomic region:
- the LOC141689429 gene encoding uncharacterized protein LOC141689429: MDQSVIFDLSGDDDDGGWDKNVEVGDNVGEADDGKWLQDVIDCIEKKCNEYNAGFVGSSGVNDSSENCGKEVEEDDDDCVILDGDPDKAGDVKFENVAVGDDSEELVFVGETGQVACRDYPHSRDQCAKFPFTSTPHEQHCNQCHCYVCDAPAPCLKWGTGISIGDHCHATGREDFWNLQRRSVKESHQSTVPVPEVQSTSMLPQQIQNNQAPAPTASMQYNITPTQVPIPATISSMQYQTPWTQVPRPAPNTYTQYQAFQGQVPRQPLIQTSRSAAMNMPSTRDQSYVAPMNNLQTSLALLQSRNTGNNALARNGSQNVGSLGPRLNVHPTAMFKRRGTPAVASASSHKAGQLLNGYGSTIYSRVPNAGNCSNMISAQMNGNSNMSRPYMHPMPSNFMDFHSQLQPRLFSQSRVATTSLNQVPDQPLLSAQPNTGNVFVYSATPPPTPFQNTYVGGMSSGTVSPQPQMSLHVTNSFANAVPTEPPVFSQPSHASNNQQNVFQQQNQTNKFGDVSSSDMGFDWYINTTNSSSQQAQAQNFKPPALDTFDDSLPIGEFGFVFGGSSNNASLDLNHKPWVLNSEEHARLSSGSASATVDVGTLFGQ, translated from the exons ATGGATCAAAGTGTGATTTTTGATTTGAGTGGAGATGATGATGATGGGGGGTGGGATAAAAATGTAGAGGTGGGTGATAATGTAGGTGAAGCTGATGATGGTAAATGGTTACAAGATGTTATCGATTGTATCGAAAAAAAATGTAATGAGTATAATGCTGGTTTTGTGGGAAGTAGTGGTGTAAATGATTCTAGTGAGAATTGTGGGAAAGAAGTTGAGGAGGATGATGATGATTGTGTGATTTTGGATGGTGATCCTGATAAGGCTGGTGATGTTAAATTTGAGAATGTTGCGGTGGGGGATGATTCGGAGGAGCTTGTTTTTGTTGGGGAGACAGGGCAG GTGGCATGTAGAGACTATCCTCACTCACGAGATCAATGCGCTAAATTTCCTTTTACATCTACTCCTCATGAACAACACTGTAACCAG TGTCACTGTTATGTTTGTGATGCACCGGCTCCATGTCTCAAATGGGGAACTGGCATTTCCATTGGCGACCATTGTCATGCCACTGGAAGGGAGGACTTCTGGAATCTACAAAGAAGAAGTGTTAAAGAGAGTCATCAAAGTACAGTGCCTGTTCCTGAAGTTCAAAGTACTTCTATGTTACCGCAGCAGATTCAAAATAATCAAGCTCCGGCACCGACTGCATCAATGCAATACAACATAACCCCAACTCAGGTGCCCATTCCAGCAACAATTTCAAGTATGCAATACCAGACACCCTGGACTCAGGTGCCCAGGCCAGCACCAAATACATATACACAATACCAGGCATTTCAGGGTCAGGTCCCAAGGCAGCCATTGATTCAGACAAGCCGATCAGCAGCCATGAACATGCCAAGTACCAGAGACCAAAGCTATGTAGCGCCTATGAACAATCTGCAAACGAGTTTGGCATTACTGCAGTCAAGAAACACTGGTAATAATGCTCTTGCAAGGAATGGAAGTCAAAATGTTGGAAGTTTAGGCCCTCGACTTAATGTTCACCCCACTGCTATGTTCAAAAGGAGAGGAACCCCCGCGGTCGCTTCAGCGTCAAGTCATAAAGCTGGTCAATTACTCAATGGGTATGGATCTACTATATACTCTAGAGTTCCGAATGCTGGTAACTGCAGTAATATGATATCTGCTCAAATGAATGGGAACTCAAACATGTCTCGGCCATACATGCATCCCATGCCTTCAAATTTTATGGATTTTCACTCTCAGCTACAACCTCGTCTATTCTCTCAGTCTAGAGTGGCTACCACCTCTTTGAATCAAGTCCCTGATCAACCTCTGTTGTCAGCCCAGCCGAATACAGGCAATGTATTTGTGTATTCAGCTACGCCACCTCCAACACCATTTCAAAACACATATGTGGGGGGGATGTCCTCGGGAACAGTTTCACCTCAACCCCAAATGTCCTTGCATGTCACAAACAGCTTTGCAAATGCAGTACCTACTGAGCCTCCAGTCTTTAGTCAGCCTAGCCATGCTTCAAACAATCAGCAGAATGTTTTTCAGCaacaaaatcaaaccaacaagTTTGGGGATGTTAGTAGTTCAGATATGGGTTTTGATTGGTATATAAATACAACCAACTCAAGCAGCCAACAAGCACAAGCACAAAACTTTAAACCTCCGGCCTTAGATACATTTGATGACTCGCTGCCTATTGGTGAGTTTGGTTTCGTTTTTGGCGGAAGCTCGAACAATGCTTCGTTGGATTTGAATCATAAACCATGGGTTTTGAATAGTGAAGAACATGCGAGACTTTCTTCAGGATCAGCTTCAGCCACAGTAGATGTAGGAACTTTATTCGGTCAGTAA